One part of the Kryptolebias marmoratus isolate JLee-2015 linkage group LG2, ASM164957v2, whole genome shotgun sequence genome encodes these proteins:
- the LOC108240841 gene encoding caspase recruitment domain-containing protein 18-like, giving the protein MAEATLDKIRRDFVERSSKELINQLLDDLFADRILNEGEKDAILEENKSRVDKARCLLDSVKRKGNEASGKMIEHLQRRDPTLSSQLGL; this is encoded by the exons ATGGCAG AAGCGACGCTGGACAAGATCAGAAGGGATTTTGTGGAGAGGTCATCCAAAGAGCTGATAAATCAGCTCCTGGACGACCTTTTCGCCGACCGCATCTTAAACGAAGGGGAGAAGGACGCCATCCTGGAGGAGAACAAGTCCCGAGTGGACAAGGCCCGCTGTCTCCTGGACTCGGTGAAGAGGAAAGGAAACGAAGCCAGCGGGAAGATGATTGAACACCTTCAGAGGAGAGACCCTACGCTTTCCTCTCAGCTGGGTTTATAA